Proteins from one Pontibacter korlensis genomic window:
- a CDS encoding B12-binding domain-containing radical SAM protein, with product MEKPTILLITPPLTQLNTPYPATAYLKGFLTGRGYSVTQADIGIELVLRMFSRKGLKRIFEAVEQGDYELSDNSLRILRLKRDYLETIEPVIRFLQNKDHTLAQQISYSRFLPEASRFDQVEDIDWAFGSLGITDRARYLATLYLEDLGDLIKETISPYFAFSRYAEKLAMSATSFDTLEEALQESPSLVDLMLLELLEERLQQVQPDVVGFSIPFPGNLFGGLRMAQYIKEKYPHIKIAIGGGYPNTELRSLREPRLFKYIDFVTLDDGEGPWLKLLEYLQGERQIDFLQRTFLLQNGKVEYINGCLDKDIPHTEVGTPDYSDLHLQDYLSVIDVINPMHRLWSDGRWNKLTIAHGCYWKRCSFCDITLDYINRYDVAPATLLVDRIEQIIEQTGQTGFHFVDEAAPPAPLRDMAIELIRRGVKISWWGNIRFEKTFTPDLCRLLAASGCIAVSGGLEVASDRLLELMAKGVSIAQVARVTDAFTQAGIMVHAYLMYGFPTQTAQETIDSLDVVRQLFVNNVIQSGYWHRFSMTAHSPVGKNPEKYGVVKVGPEEGDFANNDLWHEDPKGTDHSIFGEGLAKALYNYMHGIGLDEPLSFWFDFKVPCTTQSPNLIAEAIATPQRPDNTRLNARVLWLGNLPDIDLTMYAKKGQTIERCLLTFYEKGEDFQVKTTACIGQWLFEVLQKITPDNQEAVTLKQLEESYPTDAHLNFAEFLSSPSWFELRERGLLLL from the coding sequence TTGGAGAAGCCAACCATACTGCTCATTACGCCGCCGCTTACACAACTAAACACGCCATATCCTGCCACTGCTTATCTGAAAGGGTTTCTGACTGGCCGTGGTTATAGCGTCACGCAAGCCGATATCGGCATTGAGCTGGTACTGCGTATGTTCTCTCGCAAAGGGCTTAAGCGTATATTCGAAGCGGTGGAGCAGGGCGATTATGAGCTCTCTGATAATAGCCTACGTATACTTCGCCTGAAGCGGGATTACCTAGAAACTATAGAGCCGGTTATCCGATTTCTGCAGAATAAAGACCATACACTGGCGCAGCAGATAAGCTACAGCCGATTTTTACCCGAGGCCTCCCGCTTCGACCAGGTGGAGGATATTGATTGGGCCTTCGGAAGTCTGGGTATAACCGACAGGGCCCGCTACCTGGCTACGCTATACTTGGAGGACCTTGGTGATTTGATAAAGGAGACTATCTCGCCATACTTTGCTTTCAGCCGCTATGCTGAGAAGCTGGCTATGTCTGCCACCTCTTTCGACACACTGGAGGAGGCCTTGCAGGAGTCTCCAAGCCTTGTAGACCTTATGTTACTGGAGCTGCTGGAGGAGCGCCTGCAACAGGTACAGCCTGATGTAGTTGGCTTTTCTATACCTTTTCCGGGTAACCTTTTCGGCGGGCTGCGCATGGCTCAATATATCAAAGAAAAATATCCGCACATAAAAATAGCCATAGGTGGTGGCTATCCTAATACTGAACTGCGCAGCCTGCGAGAGCCACGCCTGTTTAAGTACATAGACTTTGTTACGCTGGATGACGGCGAAGGCCCTTGGCTGAAACTGCTGGAGTACCTGCAGGGAGAGCGGCAAATAGATTTTCTGCAGCGAACCTTCTTACTACAAAACGGCAAGGTCGAGTACATTAATGGCTGCCTTGATAAGGATATACCACATACAGAGGTCGGCACCCCAGATTACAGCGACCTTCACTTACAGGATTACCTTTCGGTGATTGACGTGATAAACCCAATGCACCGCCTCTGGAGCGACGGCCGCTGGAATAAACTTACCATTGCCCATGGCTGTTACTGGAAGCGCTGCTCCTTCTGCGATATTACGCTGGACTATATAAACCGCTACGATGTGGCACCGGCTACTTTGCTTGTAGACCGCATTGAGCAAATTATTGAGCAAACCGGGCAAACAGGCTTCCACTTTGTGGATGAGGCTGCTCCTCCTGCCCCGCTCCGCGACATGGCTATTGAGCTAATCCGCCGTGGTGTGAAAATCAGTTGGTGGGGGAATATCCGTTTCGAAAAGACTTTTACGCCTGACCTTTGCCGCCTGCTGGCTGCCTCGGGTTGTATTGCCGTGTCGGGTGGCTTGGAAGTGGCCTCGGACCGCCTGCTGGAGCTGATGGCAAAAGGTGTAAGTATAGCTCAGGTAGCCCGCGTTACCGATGCCTTTACCCAAGCTGGAATTATGGTGCACGCTTACCTCATGTATGGCTTCCCGACACAAACTGCACAGGAAACAATAGATTCGCTGGACGTAGTGCGTCAGTTGTTTGTCAACAACGTGATTCAATCTGGCTACTGGCATCGCTTTAGTATGACGGCGCATAGCCCGGTTGGCAAGAACCCAGAGAAATATGGCGTAGTAAAAGTTGGCCCCGAGGAAGGAGACTTTGCTAATAACGACCTGTGGCACGAGGATCCTAAAGGCACTGACCACAGCATCTTTGGCGAAGGCTTAGCCAAAGCACTTTACAATTACATGCACGGCATAGGTTTGGACGAGCCCCTTTCGTTTTGGTTTGACTTTAAAGTGCCATGCACTACACAGTCACCTAACCTGATAGCAGAGGCCATAGCCACTCCTCAGCGTCCGGACAATACGCGCCTGAATGCACGTGTACTTTGGTTAGGCAACCTACCAGATATCGACCTGACTATGTATGCAAAAAAAGGACAGACCATTGAGCGTTGCCTGCTCACTTTTTATGAAAAGGGTGAGGATTTCCAGGTAAAAACAACGGCGTGTATTGGGCAATGGCTATTTGAAGTACTGCAGAAAATTACGCCAGATAACCAGGAGGCTGTTACGCTAAAGCAATTGGAAGAAAGTTATCCTACAGATGCACACCTTAACTTCGCAGAGTTCTTAAGCTCTCCGAGCTGGTTTGAGCTACGGGAAAGAGGCTTGCTGCTGCTATAA
- a CDS encoding YncE family protein: MRKLNYFRSFFLAATLAITSLGFTSCDDNNDGPSGAYSEDGVFIVNEGNFGTPNGSISYYNSNSNEVQNGIFSTVNENRPLGDVAQNMVVHGDRAFIVVNNSNKIEVVNAATFKSEGVVEGLSAPRYFVALNNDKGYVTEWLPANADWSYNKGRVSVIDLKSYSVVKTIEVDVQPEQLLIANGKLYVTNQGSDKVTVINTANDAVESSITVTYGPNSLALDRNNTLWVLSSGNKDWNLPQSEHTAGALSKINVSNNTVSSTIIFPNVTASAGKLVTNGSKDKLYFIYNGGVHQQDISATTLNETPLIDRSFYGLGVDPDNGNIYGGDENNWSGDGTVYVYNSNGTQITTFKVGVGPNGFVFN, encoded by the coding sequence ATGAGAAAACTCAACTACTTCCGCAGCTTTTTTCTAGCTGCCACACTAGCCATCACCTCTCTTGGCTTTACCAGTTGCGACGACAACAATGACGGTCCAAGCGGCGCTTACTCCGAAGATGGTGTATTTATAGTGAACGAAGGTAACTTTGGTACTCCTAACGGCTCTATTTCCTACTACAATAGTAACTCAAATGAGGTACAGAATGGAATTTTCAGCACAGTAAACGAGAATCGCCCACTTGGTGATGTAGCCCAGAACATGGTTGTCCACGGCGACCGAGCCTTTATTGTAGTAAACAACAGCAATAAAATCGAGGTTGTTAATGCCGCCACCTTCAAGTCTGAAGGCGTGGTAGAAGGCCTGAGTGCTCCACGTTACTTTGTGGCACTTAACAATGACAAAGGATACGTAACTGAGTGGCTTCCTGCTAATGCAGATTGGAGCTACAACAAAGGCCGTGTTTCGGTTATCGACCTGAAGTCATACTCTGTTGTGAAAACAATAGAGGTGGATGTGCAACCAGAGCAGCTTCTAATAGCCAATGGCAAGCTGTACGTTACCAACCAGGGCAGCGACAAAGTTACTGTTATCAATACTGCCAATGATGCAGTTGAAAGCAGCATTACAGTAACTTATGGCCCTAACAGCCTTGCTCTCGACAGAAACAATACCCTGTGGGTGCTTAGCTCTGGCAATAAAGACTGGAACTTACCTCAGTCGGAGCACACTGCTGGTGCTCTTTCAAAGATAAATGTGTCTAACAATACTGTTAGCAGCACCATAATATTCCCTAATGTTACAGCATCGGCTGGTAAGCTGGTTACCAACGGCAGCAAAGATAAGCTATACTTTATCTACAACGGAGGAGTGCATCAGCAAGATATCAGCGCTACCACTCTTAATGAAACACCACTTATCGACCGCAGCTTCTACGGCTTAGGTGTGGATCCTGATAACGGCAACATTTACGGTGGAGACGAAAACAACTGGTCTGGCGACGGCACTGTGTATGTTTACAATTCAAACGGCACACAAATCACCACCTTTAAAGTAGGTGTAGGCCCGAACGGCTTTGTTTTTAATTAA
- a CDS encoding TonB-dependent receptor plug domain-containing protein, with amino-acid sequence MTKFSLLKIWLCACLGGVTTVAMAQQDTTWHQLRTVEVFGKPAEVYAAGSRVVQVDSSFLSTYSSGSLAEALQARSPIYFKSYGVSGISSVAFRGTNASQTAVLWNGLNIAPATLGQIDFSTIPLSGVGEVAVQHGSAAANYGSGAIGGAVLLNSPNFSTEGFGGDVKLEAGSFGRYFGSGSVGYTAKKFSYGLSAYGSLAKNNFKYRNLSRFGTPEVRQENAQMEQHGFTQDLSWHLSPGTEVAVHSWYTFSDRDLQPAMGSAYANAQQQDKSLRLMTELKHQSQLGQTDVKVAYFNDYLHYTDISSNSESNVDTYQLQAEQTYTYGERWSLRGGLNLQHFVASNDGYAGQQDENRASLFALFRYDPVQPLQLTLNLRQALVEGYNPPLTPALGFNWKFFNSHQHQVSLKGNVSGSYRVPTLNDRFWVGAGNPNLHPEQGWNYELGLRHVLVQENNLLLETEAAGYYMLIDDWIQWAPNSTGVWRPTNLQKVESKGLEFSTTATATFSELKLRSSAGYTYTSSVQAEVYEGSGDKGKQLMYVPQHKALFSTKATYRKWSLIGNVNYTGLRYTTNSETSSLNSFTLLHLALSRRLQLGQNTLHFTLRSDNVTNAEYQTMAYRAMPPRGYTFSLRFIIP; translated from the coding sequence TTGACTAAATTCTCTCTTCTGAAAATATGGCTTTGCGCCTGCCTGGGCGGTGTTACTACTGTGGCTATGGCACAGCAGGATACTACTTGGCACCAGCTGCGTACGGTAGAGGTTTTTGGCAAACCCGCCGAAGTATATGCTGCCGGCAGTCGTGTAGTACAGGTAGACAGTTCCTTCCTGAGCACCTATAGTTCTGGTTCACTTGCCGAAGCGCTGCAGGCACGCTCTCCCATTTACTTCAAGAGCTACGGTGTAAGCGGCATTTCATCAGTAGCGTTTCGGGGCACCAATGCTTCACAAACGGCTGTACTTTGGAATGGGCTTAACATTGCTCCGGCTACCTTAGGCCAGATAGACTTTTCAACTATTCCTTTAAGCGGAGTTGGTGAGGTGGCAGTACAGCATGGTTCTGCTGCAGCTAACTATGGCAGTGGTGCTATTGGCGGAGCAGTGTTGCTGAACTCCCCTAACTTTAGCACAGAAGGCTTTGGAGGCGATGTGAAATTAGAAGCAGGAAGCTTTGGCCGCTATTTTGGCAGCGGCAGCGTAGGCTACACGGCGAAAAAGTTTTCCTATGGATTAAGCGCTTATGGTAGCCTAGCCAAGAACAACTTTAAATACAGAAATCTCAGCCGCTTTGGTACGCCGGAAGTGCGCCAGGAAAATGCACAGATGGAGCAGCACGGCTTTACCCAAGACCTAAGCTGGCACTTGTCACCGGGAACGGAGGTGGCTGTACATAGCTGGTATACTTTTTCGGACCGAGACCTCCAACCTGCTATGGGTTCTGCCTATGCCAATGCACAGCAGCAAGACAAAAGTCTCCGCCTGATGACAGAGCTCAAGCACCAGAGCCAGCTAGGCCAGACAGACGTAAAGGTTGCCTACTTTAACGACTACCTACACTATACCGACATCAGCTCCAATTCAGAGTCGAATGTAGACACTTATCAGCTACAGGCTGAGCAAACATATACCTACGGCGAACGCTGGAGCCTCAGGGGCGGTTTAAACCTGCAGCATTTTGTAGCATCGAACGATGGCTACGCTGGGCAGCAAGATGAAAACCGCGCCTCCCTGTTTGCACTGTTCCGCTACGACCCTGTACAACCACTCCAACTTACCTTAAACCTGCGCCAGGCATTGGTAGAAGGATACAACCCTCCTCTTACACCAGCACTGGGCTTTAACTGGAAGTTCTTTAACAGCCACCAGCACCAGGTATCGCTAAAGGGCAATGTAAGTGGCAGCTACCGCGTGCCAACACTTAACGACCGCTTCTGGGTAGGAGCAGGCAATCCTAATCTGCATCCGGAGCAAGGGTGGAACTACGAGCTGGGTCTGCGTCACGTGCTGGTGCAAGAAAACAACCTGCTGCTAGAAACAGAAGCGGCAGGTTACTATATGCTTATTGATGATTGGATACAGTGGGCTCCGAACAGTACCGGCGTCTGGCGCCCAACCAACTTACAGAAGGTAGAAAGCAAAGGCTTGGAGTTTAGCACCACCGCTACTGCTACTTTCTCAGAACTAAAGCTGCGTAGCTCTGCTGGCTATACCTATACTTCGTCGGTGCAGGCTGAAGTGTATGAAGGCAGTGGCGACAAAGGAAAGCAGCTAATGTATGTACCGCAGCACAAGGCTTTATTCTCCACAAAAGCTACTTACAGAAAGTGGAGCCTGATCGGCAACGTTAACTATACCGGCTTGCGCTACACTACCAATTCTGAAACCAGCAGCCTCAACAGTTTCACGCTCCTGCACCTGGCACTAAGCCGAAGACTACAGCTAGGGCAAAACACCCTGCATTTTACGTTACGTTCCGACAACGTAACAAACGCCGAATACCAGACGATGGCTTACCGGGCTATGCCTCCACGCGGTTATACTTTCAGTTTACGATTTATCATACCCTAA
- a CDS encoding DNA-3-methyladenine glycosylase, which translates to MKLTKPFYTRPNVVQVAQELLGKYVYTCVDGILTGGMIVETEAYAGENDRACHAHLNRRTSRTEIMYHEGGVAYVYLVYGIYHLFNIITNEKNKADAVLVRAIEPEVGVEEMLLRRGMASAKPNLTAGPGVLSIALGIDKKLYGADLTGNTIWLEDKGVTVPAEDIAIGPRIGIDYAGEDALLPWRFWLKGSKWVSKKR; encoded by the coding sequence TTGAAACTGACTAAACCTTTTTATACCCGACCTAATGTAGTGCAAGTGGCACAGGAGTTATTGGGCAAGTATGTCTACACCTGCGTCGATGGCATACTTACAGGAGGAATGATTGTGGAAACAGAGGCTTATGCCGGGGAAAATGACAGAGCTTGCCATGCCCACCTGAACCGTCGTACCTCCCGCACAGAAATCATGTATCATGAGGGAGGAGTCGCTTATGTATACCTGGTGTATGGCATTTACCACTTGTTTAATATCATCACCAACGAGAAAAATAAAGCAGATGCCGTATTGGTGCGTGCCATAGAACCAGAGGTAGGGGTAGAGGAGATGCTGCTGCGGCGGGGCATGGCAAGTGCAAAACCTAACCTTACAGCCGGGCCTGGGGTGCTTAGCATTGCTCTAGGCATAGATAAAAAGCTTTATGGTGCCGACCTGACTGGTAACACAATTTGGCTGGAGGATAAAGGTGTTACTGTGCCGGCCGAGGATATAGCCATTGGACCACGCATTGGCATAGACTATGCCGGTGAAGATGCGCTGCTGCCTTGGCGGTTTTGGCTGAAAGGGAGCAAGTGGGTAAGCAAAAAAAGATAA
- a CDS encoding DoxX family protein, producing the protein MLQKITQTDNSRTTILIRLIVGVVFLSEGIQKLLFPATRGAGRFERIGLPSPDFLGAFVGSFEFICGTLVLLGLFTRLASMPLIIIMLTALATTKLEILTNDGVWEMLHASRTDWSMLLGSTFLLIRGGGYWSVDNKLSAKN; encoded by the coding sequence ATGCTTCAGAAGATCACCCAAACCGACAACTCCAGAACAACCATCTTGATCCGGCTTATAGTAGGTGTCGTGTTTTTATCGGAGGGCATTCAAAAGCTTTTATTTCCTGCAACACGAGGCGCAGGACGCTTTGAGAGAATTGGCCTTCCCTCGCCTGATTTTTTGGGTGCCTTCGTGGGCTCTTTTGAATTTATCTGCGGCACACTGGTTTTACTCGGGTTGTTTACGCGCCTGGCAAGCATGCCTCTCATCATAATCATGCTCACGGCCCTGGCTACTACTAAGCTGGAGATCTTAACTAACGATGGCGTTTGGGAAATGCTACATGCCAGCCGGACAGACTGGTCGATGTTGTTGGGAAGTACATTCCTGCTGATTAGAGGTGGAGGTTATTGGTCAGTTGACAATAAGTTGAGTGCGAAGAATTAG
- a CDS encoding GNAT family N-acetyltransferase, translating to MFTIKNLHEAPEHFNTVANWIYQQWWQKPGNTIEVVKAPLREHLQSGTFPVTLVALSGDKPAGSVLLIEDDGVEALPELKPWLAALYVAPEYRMQGVGKLLVQALEQHAQQIGFSDLYLVATDRVSFYYDLGWRVYTKLVGNTGVTIMHKHIGTTSSTPHVSTHHL from the coding sequence ATGTTTACAATAAAGAACCTGCACGAAGCACCTGAACACTTCAACACTGTAGCCAACTGGATATACCAGCAGTGGTGGCAAAAGCCGGGCAACACCATAGAGGTGGTGAAGGCTCCTTTGCGTGAGCACCTACAATCTGGAACGTTTCCGGTTACACTAGTGGCTTTATCAGGAGATAAACCAGCAGGTTCGGTATTGCTGATAGAGGACGACGGTGTGGAGGCACTCCCGGAACTGAAGCCTTGGCTAGCCGCACTCTATGTAGCACCTGAGTACCGTATGCAGGGGGTTGGCAAGTTACTGGTCCAGGCCTTAGAGCAGCACGCTCAGCAGATTGGTTTTTCTGATTTATACCTGGTAGCCACCGACAGAGTAAGCTTCTACTATGACCTGGGCTGGCGCGTATATACTAAGCTAGTAGGCAACACAGGCGTTACCATTATGCATAAGCATATCGGCACTACTTCAAGCACTCCACATGTGAGCACGCATCATCTATAG
- a CDS encoding alpha/beta hydrolase-fold protein — MKFIPPLLLLLLLALTASAQVPSSKTVTFVLHTPGLPDTAQVYITGNAPELGNWNPGKVEMERTSSTSWQKEIVLREPLMHLEYKYTLGSWEHEATDSTGAPLGNFTVKVESSLQVKNQVKHWRDGKAPSAKGGVTGTVRYHQNLGTGNTIPARDLVVWLPPNYDQDPRKRYPVLYMHDGQNLFDPGTSSFGVDWRIDETADSLIRAGAIEPIIIVGINNNEDRMQEYTPGDKGSAYMDFVVNTVKPFVDSTYRTKPDRKYTATGGSSAGGTIAFMLAWEHPEVFSRAICMSPAFKIQQIDYVDDVLAYKGKKKDLYFYIDNGGIELEEQLQLGIDNMLRALQKKGYRDSKNYTWVKDPQAKHFEAAWGKRIPQALKVLFPAK; from the coding sequence ATGAAGTTCATCCCTCCGCTCCTGCTTTTACTGCTACTGGCACTCACAGCATCGGCACAGGTCCCATCCAGTAAAACAGTAACATTTGTGCTGCACACACCTGGCTTACCCGATACTGCCCAAGTATATATTACCGGCAACGCTCCGGAGCTTGGCAACTGGAATCCTGGAAAGGTGGAGATGGAACGAACCAGCTCTACTAGCTGGCAAAAGGAAATTGTGCTGCGCGAGCCTCTTATGCACCTGGAGTATAAGTATACGCTGGGCAGCTGGGAGCATGAAGCCACTGACAGTACCGGAGCCCCTCTGGGTAACTTTACGGTTAAAGTGGAGAGTAGCCTGCAGGTAAAAAACCAGGTAAAGCATTGGCGGGATGGTAAAGCACCTTCTGCAAAAGGAGGCGTAACAGGCACGGTTAGGTACCATCAAAATTTAGGAACAGGCAACACTATACCTGCCCGCGATTTGGTCGTATGGCTACCGCCAAATTATGACCAGGACCCTCGAAAACGCTACCCTGTACTTTACATGCATGACGGGCAAAACCTTTTCGACCCTGGCACCAGCTCTTTTGGAGTAGACTGGCGCATTGATGAAACAGCCGATAGCCTGATACGAGCAGGCGCGATAGAGCCAATCATTATTGTCGGCATCAACAATAACGAAGATCGCATGCAGGAGTATACTCCTGGCGATAAAGGCTCAGCATACATGGATTTTGTAGTCAATACTGTAAAGCCTTTCGTAGATAGCACATACCGCACAAAGCCTGACCGCAAGTACACTGCTACGGGCGGTTCTTCGGCAGGAGGTACCATAGCTTTCATGCTGGCCTGGGAGCATCCGGAAGTCTTCTCTAGAGCCATTTGCATGTCGCCTGCCTTTAAAATTCAGCAAATAGACTATGTAGATGACGTACTTGCTTATAAAGGCAAAAAGAAAGACCTGTACTTCTACATCGACAATGGTGGGATTGAGCTGGAGGAACAATTGCAGCTAGGTATAGATAACATGCTGCGGGCTCTGCAAAAGAAAGGCTACCGGGATAGCAAAAACTATACTTGGGTAAAGGACCCACAGGCAAAGCATTTTGAAGCTGCCTGGGGTAAGCGAATACCACAGGCTTTAAAGGTTCTTTTCCCGGCTAAGTAG